A single Pseudomonas sp. MM223 DNA region contains:
- the yecS_2 gene encoding L-cystine transport system permease protein YecS (*Name yecS_2) — protein MNGEMLYTIVGGIQWTVLLTLTALAVGVVLGALLCAMRVSGIRLLDGLAAALILLLRAVPPIVWLFLIFFGIGTGIMQVSPFQAAAIGLGLITAANMAEIFRGALAAVHKGQWEAAQALSMPAQWRLWDVIAPQLLRVSLPSIAGYAIGLLKDTAIASTIGVPEIAFQATHVSQVTFQGLATFAFAGCLYIALSIPVAWASRWADQRMRLRVAR, from the coding sequence ATGAACGGCGAAATGCTTTACACCATCGTCGGCGGCATCCAGTGGACTGTGTTGCTCACCCTCACCGCGCTGGCTGTCGGCGTCGTGCTGGGGGCGTTGCTGTGCGCCATGCGGGTCTCGGGCATTCGCCTGCTGGACGGGCTGGCTGCGGCGTTGATCCTGCTGTTGCGCGCGGTGCCGCCCATCGTCTGGCTGTTTCTGATCTTCTTTGGTATCGGCACCGGCATCATGCAGGTCAGCCCGTTCCAGGCGGCTGCCATTGGCCTGGGGCTGATCACCGCAGCCAACATGGCCGAGATCTTTCGTGGCGCACTTGCAGCGGTGCACAAGGGGCAGTGGGAGGCTGCCCAGGCATTGAGCATGCCGGCGCAATGGCGGCTCTGGGATGTAATCGCGCCGCAGTTGCTGCGGGTGTCGTTGCCATCGATTGCCGGTTATGCCATCGGGCTGCTCAAGGACACGGCCATCGCTTCGACCATTGGCGTGCCCGAGATCGCCTTCCAGGCCACCCACGTGTCGCAGGTGACGTTCCAGGGCCTCGCCACCTTTGCCTTCGCCGGCTGCCTGTACATCGCCCTGAGTATCCCGGTGGCCTGGGCCAGCCGCTGGGCCGATCAACGCATGCGTCTGAGGGTTGCCCGATGA
- the glnM_1 gene encoding putative glutamine ABC transporter permease protein GlnM (*Name glnM_1) translates to MNETLAFWQQTLPSLLDGFGLSLQVTGVSLLLGIPLGLLLALGLRSRQWLLRAPLLAVIEVGRGASVLVLLQFVYFGLPTSGLTLSAFASVTLAFTWCTAAYTSEILRAGMEAVPQGQREAAQALRFSGLDTLRLIILPQGLPISIPALLGFAILMLQASSLAFVVALPELMSKAQLIGSNTFQYMPVFILVALLFAVICIPATVVVGYLERRLGRHL, encoded by the coding sequence ATGAACGAGACCTTGGCTTTTTGGCAACAGACGCTGCCTTCGCTGCTCGACGGCTTCGGGCTTTCATTGCAGGTGACGGGTGTGTCGCTGCTGTTGGGCATCCCTTTGGGGCTGTTGCTGGCGCTGGGCCTGCGCTCACGCCAGTGGCTGCTGCGGGCACCGCTGCTGGCGGTGATCGAGGTAGGGCGGGGCGCTTCGGTACTGGTGCTGTTGCAGTTCGTGTACTTCGGCTTGCCCACCAGTGGCCTCACCCTCAGCGCGTTCGCCTCGGTGACCCTGGCATTTACCTGGTGCACGGCGGCCTACACCAGCGAGATTCTGCGGGCCGGTATGGAGGCGGTGCCGCAAGGGCAGCGAGAGGCAGCCCAAGCCTTGCGCTTCAGTGGCCTGGACACTTTGCGCCTGATCATCTTGCCGCAGGGTTTGCCCATTTCGATACCGGCCTTGCTCGGCTTCGCCATCCTGATGCTGCAGGCCTCGTCGCTGGCCTTTGTGGTGGCCCTGCCGGAGTTGATGAGCAAGGCCCAGCTGATCGGCTCCAACACGTTCCAGTACATGCCCGTTTTCATCCTTGTCGCGTTGCTGTTCGCGGTCATCTGCATACCGGCCACAGTGGTGGTCGGCTACCTGGAACGGCGCCTCGGCCGCCACCTCTGA
- a CDS encoding 4-hydroxyproline 2-epimerase 2, translating to MARNVFFCIDSHACANPVRVVAGGGPLLPNVPMAEKRMLFLEKHDWVRHALMFEPRGHDAMSGSILYPSTRDDCDVGVLFIEVSGCLPMCGAGTVGTVTVAIEEGLVVPREEGRLALETPAGRVDIEYKRNGAFVEEVRLFNVNSYLHERDIVLEVPQIGTLTVDLSYGGNYYIIVEPQENYPGLDGLKADDLVRMSHLVREAAQKVLHPVHPEDERIRGVKHVMWCDKPKAPGASARNAVFYGDKAIDRSPCGTGSSARVAQLVARGRLQVGETFVHESITGTTFNCRAEALTRVGDYQAVRPSVAGWARVIGYNTIIVDDRDPLAHGFQIA from the coding sequence ATGGCTCGCAACGTATTCTTCTGCATTGACTCCCACGCCTGCGCCAACCCGGTACGGGTGGTTGCCGGTGGCGGCCCGCTGTTGCCCAACGTGCCGATGGCCGAAAAACGCATGCTGTTTCTGGAAAAGCACGACTGGGTGCGGCATGCCCTGATGTTCGAGCCACGTGGGCATGACGCCATGTCCGGTTCCATCCTCTACCCCTCGACCCGTGACGACTGCGACGTGGGCGTGCTGTTCATCGAGGTCAGCGGCTGCTTGCCGATGTGCGGCGCGGGTACCGTGGGCACGGTGACCGTGGCCATCGAGGAAGGGCTGGTGGTGCCACGTGAGGAAGGGCGGCTGGCGCTGGAGACGCCCGCTGGCCGGGTGGATATCGAGTACAAGCGCAACGGCGCCTTTGTCGAGGAGGTGCGGCTGTTCAACGTCAACAGCTACCTGCATGAGCGCGACATCGTGCTGGAAGTACCGCAGATTGGCACCTTGACCGTTGACCTGTCCTACGGCGGCAACTACTACATCATTGTCGAACCGCAGGAAAACTACCCAGGTCTGGACGGCCTGAAGGCTGATGACCTGGTGCGCATGAGCCACCTGGTGCGTGAGGCGGCGCAGAAGGTGCTGCACCCGGTGCACCCGGAGGATGAGCGCATCCGAGGCGTGAAGCATGTGATGTGGTGCGACAAGCCCAAGGCGCCGGGGGCGTCTGCGCGCAATGCAGTGTTTTATGGCGACAAGGCCATCGACCGCTCGCCGTGCGGTACCGGGTCGTCGGCGCGGGTGGCGCAACTGGTGGCGCGTGGGCGGTTGCAGGTGGGCGAGACCTTTGTGCACGAGAGCATCACCGGTACCACGTTCAACTGCCGAGCCGAGGCGCTGACCCGTGTGGGTGATTATCAGGCGGTGCGCCCGAGTGTGGCGGGGTGGGCGCGGGTGATTGGTTACAACACGATCATCGTCGATGACCGTGACCCGTTGGCGCATGGGTTCCAGATTGCCTGA
- the sfnR_1 gene encoding Sigma54-dependent transcriptional activator SfnR (*Name sfnR_1) → MQLLTLPPSPTLATSIRATAQVFEDPRSQALLAHLQQVAPSEASVLIIGETGTGKELVARHIHNLSGRRNGPFVAVNCGAFSESLVEAELFGHEKGAFTGALAAKAGWFEEANGGTLFLDEIGDLPLPIQVKLLRVLQEREVVRLGSRKSIPINVRVLAATNVQLEKAINAGHFREDLYYRLNVVTLQLHPLRDRPGDILPLARHFIRSYSDRLGYGPVELSPKAQAKLVEYSWPGNIRELENVIHHSLLTCGDGTVQAQDLRLSNLRIERQEEEPAGNGVEDLLQRAFSRLYEEQAGDLYEKVENALLRSAYRFCHYNQVHTAQLLGLSRNITRTRLIAIGELVVNKRRGQEQQVLDNRVVRLSI, encoded by the coding sequence ATGCAACTGCTGACCCTCCCCCCGTCACCGACACTGGCTACCTCGATCAGGGCGACCGCACAGGTCTTCGAAGACCCAAGGTCGCAGGCGCTGCTCGCCCACTTGCAACAGGTCGCCCCCAGCGAGGCCAGCGTCCTGATCATTGGCGAAACCGGCACGGGCAAGGAGCTGGTCGCACGCCACATCCACAACCTCAGCGGCCGGCGCAACGGCCCGTTCGTTGCGGTCAACTGCGGCGCGTTCTCTGAGTCGCTGGTTGAGGCCGAACTGTTCGGCCATGAAAAAGGCGCCTTCACCGGTGCCTTGGCGGCCAAGGCCGGCTGGTTCGAGGAAGCCAACGGCGGCACGCTGTTCCTCGACGAAATCGGCGACCTGCCGCTGCCGATCCAGGTCAAGCTGCTGCGCGTGCTGCAAGAGCGCGAGGTGGTGCGGCTTGGGTCGCGCAAGAGCATCCCGATCAACGTGCGGGTACTGGCCGCGACCAACGTGCAGCTGGAAAAGGCCATCAACGCCGGGCATTTTCGTGAAGACCTGTACTACCGCCTGAACGTGGTGACCTTGCAGTTGCACCCGTTGCGCGACCGCCCGGGTGACATCCTGCCGCTGGCCCGTCACTTTATCCGCAGTTACAGCGACCGGCTGGGCTACGGGCCGGTGGAACTCAGCCCCAAGGCCCAGGCCAAGTTGGTGGAATACAGTTGGCCGGGCAATATCCGCGAGCTGGAAAACGTGATTCACCACAGTTTGCTGACCTGCGGCGACGGTACGGTGCAGGCACAAGACCTGCGCTTGTCCAACCTGCGCATCGAGCGGCAAGAGGAAGAGCCGGCAGGCAATGGCGTGGAGGACTTGCTGCAGCGGGCGTTCAGCCGCTTGTACGAGGAACAGGCGGGCGACCTGTACGAAAAGGTGGAAAATGCCCTGCTGCGCTCGGCCTATCGGTTCTGCCATTACAACCAGGTGCACACCGCGCAGTTGCTGGGGTTGTCGCGCAACATCACGCGTACGCGGCTGATTGCCATTGGCGAGCTGGTGGTGAACAAGCGCCGGGGGCAGGAGCAGCAGGTGCTGGACAACCGGGTGGTGCGGTTGTCCATCTGA
- the sfnC_3 gene encoding putative FMNH2-dependent monooxygenase SfnC (*Name sfnC_3): MIPQAFGGQGANWHDTFAVVREFARVDSSIAHVFGFHHLMLATVRLFSRPDQWQPWFEQTARKQWFWGNALNPLDTRTVVKHFDGWCEFSGKKSFCSGASDSEMLIASAVDERAGGKLLIAAIPSGRTGISLHSDWNNIGQRQTDSGSATFERVRVEHNELLLDPGPLSTPFAALRPLIAQLHFANLFLGIAEGAFDEARQYTLKESRPWFRSAAASSAEDPYVLRHYGEFWVGLESVRLLIERAARQLDAAWAKEHALTAEERGDLALAIGTAKVAASRHGLDICNRLFEVTGARATHASLRFDRHWRNLRTQTLHDPVDYRIHELGEWALNDKRPAPSFYS, from the coding sequence GTGATCCCGCAGGCCTTCGGCGGCCAGGGCGCCAACTGGCACGACACCTTCGCGGTGGTGCGCGAGTTTGCCCGGGTCGACAGCTCCATCGCCCACGTGTTTGGTTTTCACCACCTGATGCTGGCCACCGTGCGCCTGTTCTCGCGCCCGGACCAGTGGCAGCCGTGGTTTGAGCAAACTGCCCGCAAACAGTGGTTTTGGGGCAATGCCCTGAACCCGCTGGATACACGCACGGTGGTCAAGCACTTCGATGGCTGGTGCGAGTTCTCTGGCAAAAAAAGCTTCTGCTCCGGCGCCAGCGACTCGGAAATGCTCATCGCCTCGGCGGTGGACGAACGTGCCGGCGGCAAACTGCTGATTGCCGCCATACCCAGCGGCCGCACCGGCATCAGCCTGCACAGCGACTGGAACAACATCGGCCAGCGCCAGACCGACAGTGGCAGCGCCACGTTCGAGCGGGTGCGGGTCGAGCACAATGAACTGCTGCTCGACCCGGGCCCCCTCAGCACCCCGTTTGCCGCCCTGCGGCCGCTGATTGCCCAGCTGCACTTCGCCAACCTGTTCCTCGGCATTGCCGAGGGCGCCTTCGACGAAGCCCGCCAGTACACGCTGAAGGAAAGCCGGCCGTGGTTCCGCTCCGCCGCCGCCAGCAGTGCCGAAGACCCTTACGTGCTGCGCCATTACGGCGAGTTCTGGGTCGGCCTGGAAAGCGTGCGCCTGCTGATCGAACGGGCCGCGCGCCAACTGGACGCCGCCTGGGCCAAGGAGCATGCCCTCACCGCCGAAGAGCGCGGTGACCTGGCCCTGGCCATCGGTACCGCCAAGGTCGCCGCCAGCCGCCACGGCCTGGACATCTGCAACCGCCTGTTCGAAGTCACCGGTGCCCGTGCCACCCATGCCTCGCTGCGCTTCGACCGGCACTGGCGCAACCTGCGCACGCAAACCCTGCACGACCCGGTGGACTACCGTATCCACGAACTCGGCGAGTGGGCCCTCAACGACAAACGCCCTGCCCCTTCCTTCTACTCCTGA
- the sfnE gene encoding NADH-dependent FMN reductase SfnE (*Name sfnE): MSTPLNVVALSGGTSRPSRTLALTEAILAELAEHLHIKPHLIELGDIARPLGSALWRSELPENVEQQLRLVEKADLLVVTTPVYRGSFTGHFKHLFDLIGQDALVDTPVLLAATGGSERHALVLDHQLRPLFSFLQALTLPIGVFASQAELADYRVSSDALAARIRLAAERAVPLFGAHHALRKSA; this comes from the coding sequence ATGAGCACCCCACTGAACGTCGTAGCCCTGTCCGGCGGCACTTCCCGCCCTTCGCGCACCCTGGCCTTGACCGAGGCGATCCTCGCCGAACTGGCCGAACACCTGCACATCAAGCCGCACCTGATCGAACTGGGTGACATCGCCCGTCCGCTGGGCAGCGCCCTGTGGCGCAGCGAACTGCCCGAAAACGTCGAACAGCAACTGCGCCTGGTGGAAAAGGCCGACCTGCTGGTGGTGACCACCCCCGTGTACCGCGGCAGCTTCACCGGCCATTTCAAGCACCTGTTCGACCTGATCGGCCAGGACGCCCTGGTCGACACCCCGGTCCTGCTCGCCGCCACCGGTGGCAGCGAACGCCATGCACTGGTGCTCGACCACCAACTGCGCCCGCTGTTCAGCTTCCTGCAGGCCCTGACCCTGCCCATCGGCGTGTTCGCCAGCCAGGCGGAACTGGCCGACTACCGGGTCTCCAGCGATGCACTCGCCGCCCGTATCCGCCTGGCCGCCGAACGTGCCGTGCCGCTGTTTGGTGCCCACCACGCACTGCGTAAAAGCGCCTGA
- the cpnA_1 gene encoding Cyclopentanol dehydrogenase (*Name cpnA_1) yields the protein MDNQTVVIVGGASGLGLETARLMVKRGAGKIGLIDRNEQLLVQAAEELRGQGVEVAIAVGDIARKATAHAAFAQIVEGLGRVHCLVNSAAIYPRQDIFEITDEEWDLENAVNIKGTYHMMVAAVRHMQQYVAAPAVTGRIVNVTSVDAFKAHPQNAHYAATKAAVVSLTKSFAQACAKDQILVNSVAPAGFATERAKQLGFLGELAAANPLGRAAEPAEIAEWIVMMGSSRNSYATGENVIVSGGYIYA from the coding sequence GTGGATAATCAAACGGTGGTGATCGTAGGTGGTGCCTCGGGTCTGGGCCTGGAAACAGCCCGGCTGATGGTCAAGCGTGGCGCCGGCAAAATCGGCCTGATCGACCGTAACGAGCAATTGTTGGTACAAGCTGCAGAAGAACTGCGCGGGCAGGGTGTGGAGGTGGCGATCGCAGTGGGTGACATTGCTCGCAAGGCCACCGCGCACGCTGCCTTCGCCCAGATCGTCGAAGGCCTGGGCCGGGTGCATTGCCTGGTCAACAGCGCGGCCATCTACCCGCGCCAGGACATCTTCGAGATCACCGACGAAGAGTGGGACCTGGAAAACGCCGTCAACATCAAGGGCACCTACCACATGATGGTCGCGGCGGTGCGCCACATGCAGCAATACGTGGCAGCCCCGGCGGTGACCGGCCGTATCGTCAACGTCACCTCGGTGGATGCCTTCAAGGCTCACCCGCAAAACGCCCACTATGCGGCGACCAAGGCTGCGGTGGTGAGCCTGACCAAGTCGTTCGCCCAGGCCTGCGCCAAGGACCAGATCCTGGTCAACTCGGTGGCCCCGGCCGGTTTTGCCACCGAGCGCGCCAAGCAATTGGGCTTCCTCGGCGAACTGGCAGCCGCCAACCCGCTGGGCCGGGCGGCGGAGCCGGCAGAAATCGCCGAGTGGATCGTGATGATGGGCAGCAGCCGCAACAGCTACGCCACGGGCGAAAACGTGATTGTCAGCGGGGGTTACATTTATGCCTGA
- the isfD2 gene encoding Sulfoacetaldehyde reductase 2 (*Name isfD2), whose amino-acid sequence MPEVAFPEGYQRALVTGATSGIGKAIVLALRDAGLQVIAVGRSPEALAELAGEPGVTTLQADVRDYRSLAAALEGQAVDVLVNNAGILSTRAAFQDIDEAEIDNMLDINLKAPLHLARQVLPGMVGRGRGHLFFIGSSAGRAPHPGAAVYGASKAGVSLFCDALRCDLLGSGVRVTEIAPGRVQTQLYKAAMGMQAAGSELYDGYESIQPEDIAQLLLAALKMPRQVDVSRLEVFPTAQAVGGGRMVKTAG is encoded by the coding sequence ATGCCTGAAGTCGCATTCCCCGAGGGCTACCAGCGCGCGCTGGTGACCGGGGCTACCAGCGGTATCGGCAAGGCCATTGTGCTGGCGCTGCGTGACGCTGGCTTGCAGGTAATTGCAGTGGGGCGCAGCCCGGAGGCGCTGGCGGAGCTTGCTGGCGAGCCCGGTGTGACCACCTTGCAGGCGGATGTGCGCGACTACCGGTCGCTGGCTGCCGCGCTGGAAGGGCAGGCGGTGGATGTGCTGGTCAACAACGCAGGCATTCTTTCCACCCGTGCGGCGTTTCAGGATATCGACGAAGCCGAAATCGACAACATGCTCGACATCAACCTCAAGGCGCCGCTACACCTGGCGCGTCAGGTGTTGCCGGGCATGGTCGGGCGGGGCAGGGGGCATCTGTTTTTCATTGGCTCCAGTGCCGGCCGCGCGCCGCACCCGGGTGCGGCGGTGTACGGGGCGTCCAAGGCCGGCGTGAGCCTGTTCTGCGATGCCTTGCGCTGTGATCTGCTGGGCAGCGGTGTGCGGGTGACCGAGATTGCCCCGGGCAGGGTGCAGACCCAGCTGTACAAGGCTGCGATGGGCATGCAGGCGGCGGGTAGCGAGCTGTATGACGGTTATGAGTCGATCCAGCCGGAAGACATCGCACAGCTGCTGCTGGCGGCGCTGAAAATGCCGCGGCAGGTGGATGTGTCGCGGCTGGAAGTGTTCCCCACGGCGCAGGCGGTGGGTGGTGGGCGGATGGTCAAGACCGCGGGTTGA
- the apc3_1 gene encoding Acetophenone carboxylase gamma subunit (*Name apc3_1) → MTATSCRVGVDIGGTFTDIALDVNGVLHSTKILTDYELPERAILTGVRQVVEQAGLALSDIDQLIHGTTLATNALIERRGARTAFITTEGFRDTLEMRTENRFEQYDINIVLPPPLIDREHRYTLRERLDVKGRVLIAPAQADIDALVERIAEGNYQSVAIGFIHSYVNGAHERQLRDALQARLPQLSISISSEVSPQMREFERFNTVCANAYVKPLIKSYLDRLVVTLKQEGADCPVFMIHSGGGIISVQSAAEFPVRLVESGPAGGAIFAADIARRYQLQNVLSFDMGGTTAKICLIEDQVPKTAKTFEVARTYRFKKGSGMPISIPVVEMVEIGAGGGSIASIDSMRQIRVGPHSAASEPGPACYGRGGLEPTITDANLLLGRLDADNFAGGALRLSSDNAADAMARVIGQPLGMQADTAAFGVCEVVDENMANAGRVHAVESGKDIADYTMITFGGGGPLHAARLCEKMGVARFIVPAGAGVGSAIGFLRAPFGYEAVRSAFVRLSEFEAAQVNGLIDEMKAESLGFLRQGMPEGEPEMDCTAFMRYVGQGWEIPVVLPFKAFSAADTAEFKARFEEAYTRFFGRPIEGPDIEIVSWSVRASSPLPPVTRIEEVGAAYRAHEVTRRQVFDVAAGGFVEAGIYPREELQVGARVDGPAIIVERETSTFVTSNFTATVQPDGCLLVVRR, encoded by the coding sequence ATGACTGCGACATCATGCCGGGTCGGCGTGGACATAGGCGGCACCTTCACCGATATCGCGCTGGACGTGAACGGCGTGCTGCATTCGACCAAAATCCTGACCGACTACGAGCTGCCCGAGCGGGCCATTCTCACCGGCGTGCGCCAGGTGGTGGAGCAGGCGGGCCTGGCGCTGTCGGACATCGATCAGTTGATCCACGGCACCACCCTGGCCACCAACGCCCTGATCGAGCGCCGTGGCGCACGCACAGCCTTCATCACCACCGAAGGCTTCCGTGACACCTTGGAAATGCGCACCGAAAACCGCTTCGAGCAGTACGACATCAACATCGTCCTGCCGCCGCCGCTGATCGATCGCGAACACCGCTACACCCTGCGCGAACGCCTGGATGTCAAAGGCCGGGTGCTGATTGCCCCTGCGCAGGCCGATATCGATGCCCTGGTCGAGCGCATCGCCGAAGGCAACTACCAAAGCGTTGCCATCGGCTTCATCCACAGCTACGTCAACGGCGCCCACGAGCGCCAGTTGCGCGATGCCCTGCAGGCGCGCCTGCCGCAGTTGTCGATTTCCATTTCCAGCGAAGTCTCGCCGCAGATGCGCGAGTTCGAGCGCTTCAATACCGTCTGCGCCAATGCCTACGTCAAGCCGCTGATCAAGTCTTACCTGGACCGCCTGGTGGTAACCCTCAAGCAAGAGGGCGCCGATTGCCCGGTGTTCATGATCCACTCCGGCGGCGGCATCATCTCGGTGCAGAGCGCAGCCGAGTTTCCGGTGCGCCTGGTGGAATCCGGCCCGGCCGGTGGTGCCATCTTTGCTGCCGACATCGCCCGCCGTTACCAGCTGCAGAACGTGCTGTCGTTCGACATGGGCGGCACCACGGCAAAAATCTGCCTGATCGAAGACCAGGTGCCAAAAACCGCGAAAACCTTCGAAGTCGCACGTACCTACCGCTTCAAGAAGGGCAGCGGCATGCCGATTTCCATCCCTGTGGTGGAAATGGTCGAGATCGGCGCCGGTGGTGGTTCCATCGCCAGCATCGACAGCATGCGCCAGATCCGCGTTGGCCCGCACAGTGCGGCCTCCGAACCTGGCCCTGCCTGCTATGGCCGTGGTGGCCTGGAGCCGACCATCACCGACGCCAACCTGCTGCTTGGCCGCCTGGATGCCGACAACTTCGCCGGTGGCGCGCTGCGCCTGTCCAGTGACAACGCCGCCGATGCGATGGCCCGGGTCATCGGCCAGCCGCTGGGCATGCAGGCCGACACCGCTGCATTCGGTGTGTGCGAAGTGGTCGACGAGAACATGGCTAACGCCGGCCGTGTGCATGCGGTGGAAAGCGGCAAGGACATTGCCGACTACACCATGATCACCTTCGGTGGCGGTGGCCCGCTGCACGCCGCACGGCTGTGCGAGAAGATGGGCGTGGCGCGTTTTATCGTCCCGGCCGGTGCCGGTGTGGGCTCGGCCATTGGCTTCCTGCGTGCGCCGTTCGGCTACGAGGCCGTGCGCAGCGCCTTCGTGCGCCTGTCCGAGTTCGAGGCCGCGCAAGTCAATGGCCTGATCGACGAGATGAAAGCCGAGTCGCTGGGCTTCCTGCGCCAGGGCATGCCGGAAGGTGAGCCGGAAATGGACTGCACCGCGTTCATGCGCTACGTGGGCCAGGGCTGGGAAATCCCGGTTGTGTTGCCTTTCAAAGCCTTCAGTGCTGCCGATACGGCAGAGTTCAAAGCCCGCTTCGAAGAAGCCTACACCCGCTTCTTCGGCCGCCCCATCGAAGGGCCGGACATCGAGATCGTCAGCTGGTCGGTCAGGGCCAGTTCGCCGCTGCCGCCGGTTACACGCATCGAAGAAGTGGGCGCCGCCTACCGCGCCCATGAAGTCACGCGCCGCCAGGTGTTCGACGTGGCTGCTGGCGGGTTTGTCGAAGCCGGCATCTACCCACGCGAAGAGCTGCAGGTCGGTGCCCGCGTCGACGGCCCGGCGATCATCGTCGAGCGCGAAACCTCGACCTTCGTCACCTCCAACTTCACCGCCACGGTCCAGCCAGACGGCTGCCTGCTGGTCGTGCGCCGCTAA